From one Burkholderia pyrrocinia genomic stretch:
- a CDS encoding SDR family oxidoreductase: MNRVANKVALVTGAASGVGRADALLLAAEGARVVLTDIDEDAGRALAREIGDAALFVRHDIADEDGWRHAIASTLDRFGRLDVLVNNAAICPVGSIEDTSLDTWRRVMRTNADGYFLGCKYAIGAMKGNDTPGSIVMMSSVAALGGLPMMCAYTGSKGAVTALARSVAVHCKRSGYRIRCNSIHPDGIWTPMTQALMPDLDPAALGIGSDPMARMCDPQDVANLVLFLASDESRFVNGAELRIDNAQLVSSL; encoded by the coding sequence ATGAATCGAGTCGCAAACAAGGTCGCGCTGGTCACCGGCGCGGCAAGCGGCGTCGGCCGCGCGGATGCGCTGCTGCTCGCCGCCGAAGGCGCGCGCGTCGTGCTGACCGACATCGACGAGGACGCGGGCCGTGCGCTCGCCCGCGAGATCGGCGACGCGGCGCTGTTCGTGCGCCACGACATCGCCGACGAAGACGGCTGGCGGCACGCGATCGCGTCGACGCTCGACCGCTTCGGCCGTCTCGACGTGCTCGTCAACAACGCGGCGATCTGCCCGGTCGGCTCGATCGAGGACACGAGCCTCGACACGTGGCGGCGCGTGATGCGCACCAACGCGGACGGCTATTTCCTCGGCTGCAAGTACGCGATCGGCGCGATGAAAGGCAACGACACGCCGGGCTCGATCGTGATGATGTCGTCGGTCGCCGCGCTCGGCGGGCTGCCGATGATGTGCGCGTACACCGGGTCGAAAGGCGCGGTGACGGCGCTCGCACGCAGCGTCGCCGTGCACTGCAAGCGCAGCGGCTACCGGATCCGCTGCAACTCGATCCATCCGGACGGGATCTGGACGCCGATGACGCAGGCGCTGATGCCCGATCTCGATCCGGCCGCGCTCGGCATCGGCAGCGATCCGATGGCGCGCATGTGCGACCCGCAGGACGTCGCGAATCTCGTGCTGTTCCTTGCGTCCGACGAATCGCGTTTCGTGAACGGGGCGGAACTGCGGATCGACAACGCCCAACTGGTGTCGTCGCTGTGA
- a CDS encoding SDR family NAD(P)-dependent oxidoreductase, with the protein MRTSLPLDGRTALVTGGAGGIGAACAHALVADGAAVVLMGRRRDALERTQRQLTDAVPGSRVAIHAGDACDEADLQAALDFAWALDNRLDIVVPTVGGAGFRPLLLHDADSFRAEIDLNLHSAFAAIRHAAPRLADSGGGAIVCISSTAARINFRWLSAYCTAKAALEALVRGAAEELAGAKIRVNAVRPGLTRSEATAPMFDNRALVDSFLEQIPLGTLGEPQAIAHAVRYLAGPESGWMTGQSFAVDGGHELRTNPRVDDTIAQLYGTAALDAVKAGRAPGAA; encoded by the coding sequence ATGCGCACCTCCCTTCCCCTCGATGGCCGCACCGCGCTCGTGACGGGCGGCGCCGGCGGCATCGGCGCGGCCTGCGCGCACGCGCTCGTCGCCGACGGCGCGGCCGTCGTGTTGATGGGCCGCCGCCGCGACGCGCTCGAACGCACGCAGCGGCAACTGACCGACGCAGTGCCCGGCAGCCGCGTCGCGATCCACGCGGGCGACGCGTGCGACGAAGCCGACCTGCAAGCGGCGCTCGACTTCGCGTGGGCGCTCGACAACCGCCTCGACATCGTCGTGCCGACGGTCGGCGGCGCCGGGTTCCGGCCGCTGCTGCTGCACGACGCCGACAGCTTCCGCGCGGAAATCGACCTGAACCTGCACAGCGCGTTCGCCGCGATCCGTCATGCGGCGCCGCGTCTGGCCGACAGCGGCGGCGGCGCGATCGTCTGCATCTCGTCGACCGCCGCGCGGATCAATTTCCGCTGGCTGTCCGCGTACTGCACCGCGAAGGCCGCGCTCGAAGCGCTCGTGCGCGGCGCGGCCGAGGAGCTGGCCGGCGCGAAGATCCGCGTGAACGCGGTGCGCCCGGGCCTCACGCGCTCCGAAGCGACCGCGCCGATGTTCGACAACCGCGCGCTCGTCGACAGCTTTCTCGAACAGATTCCGCTCGGCACGCTCGGCGAACCGCAAGCGATCGCGCATGCGGTGCGCTATCTCGCAGGCCCCGAATCGGGCTGGATGACCGGCCAGAGCTTCGCAGTCGACGGCGGCCACGAATTGCGCACGAACCCGCGCGTCGACGACACGATCGCGCAGCTCTACGGCACGGCCGCGCTCGATGCGGTCAAGGCCGGCCGCGCGCCGGGCGCCGCGTGA
- a CDS encoding nuclear transport factor 2 family protein, whose translation MTDSNPRHALYELACRYAQAVDRRDWPRLTSLFTADAQLAGPGFRFDDRDAIVAGMRVIERYETTQHHVHNQLVTLDGGEADVETYGVACHVYVRDGVKRKLDWGLRYRDRCVFDGGTWRFVARTLHVDWSQDLPLEG comes from the coding sequence ATGACCGATTCGAATCCCCGCCACGCGCTGTACGAACTCGCGTGCCGCTACGCGCAAGCCGTCGACCGGCGCGACTGGCCGCGGCTCACCTCCCTCTTCACCGCCGATGCGCAGCTCGCCGGCCCCGGCTTCCGCTTCGACGACCGCGACGCGATCGTCGCGGGCATGCGCGTGATCGAGCGCTACGAGACGACCCAGCATCACGTGCACAACCAGCTCGTCACGCTCGACGGCGGCGAGGCCGACGTCGAGACCTACGGCGTCGCATGCCACGTCTACGTGCGCGACGGCGTGAAGCGCAAGCTCGACTGGGGGCTCCGCTATCGCGACCGCTGCGTATTCGACGGCGGCACGTGGCGCTTCGTCGCCCGCACGCTGCACGTCGACTGGTCGCAAGACCTGCCGCTGGAGGGCTGA
- a CDS encoding FAD-dependent oxidoreductase encodes MSSDYSLTRPLNARDVHRWDAEHDVVIVGFGAAGACAAIEAASVGADTLIVERASSYGGTSALSGGEIYLGGSGGTPAQRQAGFTDDTEDLYRYLMLAGGRDADDAKVRLYANESLAHHDWLVAQGLTYKNTFIAERIVEPETDDCLIWSGSEEAWPFSEAAKPCPRGHTPQWPGWGGGQMLMRVLAERVAALGVATRYDTRALALIVDDGGTVCGVVLRAYGDTVFVRARGAVILCAGGFAMNRDMVRRHAPQFLRSDEPIGSPGDDGSGILLGQSAGGAAIHMDQGFVSLPFYAPESLIKGIFVNARGQRFINEDGYHGRTGHHAFHQADDRIYLLVDHATYQEPPAIARIGIAAAGETWEEVERDLQMPAGTLTATVDVYNRHAAEGADPLFHKAKKWLQPLIEPPFVALDCRIDYAFYPHFTLGGLDTLPTGQVLDAARVPVPGLYAAGRTTCGLPRWGAGYSSGLSLADATFFGRQAGRHAAHAVRDALRSAA; translated from the coding sequence ATGTCATCCGACTATTCCCTGACCCGCCCCCTGAACGCCCGCGACGTGCATCGCTGGGACGCCGAACACGATGTCGTGATCGTCGGCTTCGGCGCGGCCGGCGCGTGCGCGGCGATCGAAGCCGCGAGCGTCGGCGCCGATACGCTGATCGTCGAACGCGCATCGAGCTACGGCGGCACGAGCGCGTTGTCGGGCGGCGAGATCTACCTCGGCGGCAGCGGCGGCACGCCTGCCCAGCGGCAGGCCGGCTTTACCGACGACACCGAGGACCTGTATCGCTACCTGATGCTCGCGGGCGGCCGCGACGCCGACGACGCCAAGGTGCGCCTCTACGCGAACGAGAGCCTTGCACACCACGACTGGCTCGTCGCGCAGGGGCTCACGTACAAGAACACGTTCATCGCCGAGCGGATCGTCGAACCGGAAACCGACGACTGCCTGATCTGGTCGGGCAGCGAGGAAGCCTGGCCGTTCAGCGAGGCCGCGAAACCGTGCCCGCGCGGCCACACGCCGCAATGGCCGGGCTGGGGCGGCGGGCAGATGCTGATGCGCGTGCTGGCCGAACGCGTGGCGGCGCTCGGCGTCGCGACGCGCTACGACACGCGCGCGCTCGCGCTGATCGTCGACGATGGCGGCACGGTGTGCGGCGTCGTGCTGCGTGCGTATGGCGACACGGTGTTCGTGCGTGCGCGTGGTGCGGTGATCCTGTGTGCGGGCGGCTTCGCGATGAACCGCGACATGGTGCGCCGGCATGCGCCGCAGTTCCTGCGCTCGGACGAGCCGATCGGCAGCCCCGGCGACGACGGCTCGGGCATCCTGCTCGGCCAGAGCGCGGGCGGCGCGGCGATCCACATGGACCAGGGTTTCGTCAGCCTGCCGTTCTACGCGCCCGAATCGCTGATCAAGGGCATTTTCGTGAACGCGCGCGGGCAGCGCTTCATCAACGAGGACGGTTATCACGGCCGCACGGGCCATCATGCGTTCCACCAGGCCGACGACCGGATCTACCTGCTCGTCGACCACGCGACTTATCAGGAACCGCCCGCGATCGCGCGGATCGGCATCGCGGCGGCCGGCGAAACGTGGGAGGAGGTCGAACGCGACCTGCAGATGCCGGCCGGCACGCTGACGGCGACCGTCGACGTGTACAACCGCCATGCAGCCGAAGGCGCCGATCCGCTGTTCCACAAGGCGAAGAAGTGGCTGCAGCCGCTGATCGAACCGCCGTTCGTCGCGCTCGATTGCCGGATCGACTACGCGTTTTATCCGCATTTCACGCTCGGCGGGCTCGACACGCTGCCGACCGGGCAGGTGCTCGATGCGGCGCGCGTGCCGGTGCCGGGCCTCTATGCGGCCGGCCGCACGACGTGCGGGCTGCCGCGCTGGGGCGCCGGCTACAGTTCGGGGCTGTCGCTGGCCGACGCGACGTTCTTCGGCCGGCAGGCCGGCCGTCACGCGGCGCACGCGGTGCGCGACGCATTGCGCAGCGCCGCGTAG
- a CDS encoding acid phosphatase gives MTDTPDRPDDLPADPDRRRVLGGLAALGAGVALSGCETTAGSAPRSAADLRIDEALRQRVRHIVVIYAENRSFANLYGDFPGVRHPLSEVRPEHAQQLDRDGKTLLPVLPKIWGGLVPQAQEVDGKRYAIAERDLDKLPNAPFRIADAQGKPLPNGVITRDLWHRFYQNQMQIAAGRNDQFAAWADSGGLVMGHYRNSADTLRLWNLARQYTLCDNFFMAAFGGSWLNHMFLISAQAPRYPDAHKHPHAAKLLSKVEGDDPAGTRLALAADSPASALDGPPKFAGDGPLTPDGYGVNTMAPPYQPSYVPPPDPGNAAYADPDDHRVLPPQGYATIGDRLSEKNIDWAWYSGAWQYALEHRDTGTVPDFQYHHQPFNYFRNFAPGTEARQRHLRDAGLGDEPSTNRFIADIDAGRLPAVTFYKPQGNLNMHAGYADIESGDRHIATVIDHIRRGPQWDNTVIVMTHDENGGWWDHVAPPVGDRWGPGSRIPALVISPFAKKGYVDHTLYDTNSILRLISRVHGLAPLDGVAARNNAFAARGEPPPGDLTNALDLG, from the coding sequence GTGACCGACACCCCCGATCGCCCCGACGACCTTCCCGCCGATCCCGACCGCCGCCGTGTGCTCGGCGGCCTCGCCGCACTCGGTGCCGGTGTCGCGCTCAGCGGCTGTGAAACCACGGCGGGCAGCGCGCCGCGCTCCGCCGCCGACCTGCGCATCGACGAAGCATTGCGCCAGCGCGTGCGCCACATCGTCGTGATCTATGCGGAAAACCGCAGCTTCGCGAACCTGTACGGCGATTTCCCGGGCGTGCGCCATCCGCTGAGCGAGGTGCGGCCCGAGCACGCGCAGCAGCTCGACCGCGACGGCAAGACGCTGCTGCCCGTGCTGCCGAAGATCTGGGGCGGGCTCGTGCCGCAGGCGCAGGAAGTGGACGGCAAGCGCTACGCGATCGCCGAGCGCGACCTCGACAAGCTGCCGAACGCGCCGTTCCGGATCGCCGACGCGCAGGGCAAGCCGCTGCCGAACGGCGTGATCACGCGCGACCTGTGGCACCGCTTCTACCAGAACCAGATGCAGATCGCGGCCGGCCGCAACGACCAGTTCGCCGCGTGGGCCGATTCGGGCGGCCTCGTGATGGGCCACTACCGCAATTCGGCCGACACGCTGCGGCTGTGGAATCTCGCGCGCCAATACACGCTGTGCGACAACTTCTTCATGGCGGCTTTCGGCGGTTCGTGGCTGAACCACATGTTCCTGATTTCCGCGCAGGCGCCGCGGTATCCGGACGCGCACAAGCATCCGCACGCGGCGAAGCTGCTGTCGAAGGTCGAAGGCGACGATCCGGCCGGCACGCGCCTCGCGCTCGCCGCCGATTCGCCGGCATCCGCGCTCGACGGCCCGCCGAAGTTCGCGGGCGACGGCCCGCTGACGCCCGACGGTTACGGCGTGAACACGATGGCGCCGCCGTACCAGCCGAGCTACGTGCCGCCGCCCGACCCGGGCAATGCCGCGTATGCGGATCCGGACGACCATCGCGTGCTGCCGCCGCAGGGCTACGCGACGATCGGCGACCGCCTGTCGGAGAAGAACATCGACTGGGCGTGGTACAGCGGTGCGTGGCAATACGCGCTCGAGCATCGCGACACGGGCACCGTGCCCGATTTCCAGTACCACCACCAGCCGTTCAACTACTTCCGCAACTTCGCGCCGGGCACCGAAGCGCGCCAGCGGCACCTTCGTGATGCAGGGCTCGGCGACGAGCCGTCGACGAACCGCTTCATCGCCGACATCGACGCGGGCCGCCTGCCGGCCGTCACGTTCTACAAGCCGCAGGGCAACCTGAACATGCACGCGGGCTACGCGGACATCGAATCGGGCGACCGCCACATCGCGACCGTGATCGACCATATCCGGCGCGGGCCGCAATGGGACAACACCGTGATCGTGATGACGCACGACGAGAACGGCGGCTGGTGGGATCACGTTGCGCCGCCGGTCGGCGACCGCTGGGGGCCGGGCTCGCGGATTCCGGCGCTCGTGATCTCGCCGTTCGCGAAGAAGGGTTACGTCGATCACACGCTGTACGACACGAACTCGATCCTGCGCCTCATCAGCCGCGTGCACGGGCTCGCGCCGCTCGACGGCGTGGCCGCGCGCAACAACGCGTTCGCCGCGCGCGGCGAGCCGCCGCCGGGCGATCTCACGAACGCGCTCGATCTCGGCTGA